A window from Leptothermofonsia sichuanensis E412 encodes these proteins:
- a CDS encoding LamG domain-containing protein, translating into MSVQISPQDNFTMIYQDKPYKYSTMVRHNGTVIAFAMDQQRKIYYTVLNLNQGGDANSAAKLLDRDNWLQEPQELFFTNEITQVGFGGLDLTALPLVKKNGESITNPASVRLEEIDNYRSSTAVLTADAPFQVLSDGKFLYVFRQAIAANDPNAVIKRNGSEEVRDSQGRRVPLVDRTLLLDRFMLIGTTLQPKMEVRYQRSRNKEFPQSAKDSLSARDMEGKPFYEPTQEITFIDHLSQGRFTVLLLPTKIPEMKRWQIFAYDSQRDTIASWNIPQSEDGLFNLFGPDPQQRKDATPPSIEEVLQTDPLKQLRWDFRVEERALTSGLSAVLYFQQKQAATGYDNQEKPMKTSARVLLTMATSDASDPHSRVTALDFAVTIEGKLVQVPEKLPLHTLVATQPGEIPIPKLLQDLKTVEATLPGLRQKVAQLRLMTEPALRSQLEHKQVRLGRLLNTLNSPTLFDPAKNPSSLVALEGAINSTEGLIRELQEEARLLQERGIELKLNPASQFLIAVQTLRPIVKVPNGSTAIVKGLQPIVRSLNAQVASQLQVLSNPQLQKDLRENEAELAKQIADRDRLQALIRNDVRLPMLTVVTDANGLTVMGAVLDFARTIDTPLLFDSANGHVMLYFRGTNHEFLGAHYSTLSRPAIAPDQTTSDAEKSLVPQWVGLPPGNALQFDGRQNYVGLTREAASLAAEGDLTLEAWVNPSTHLTGAARILHQVSPSSRYTLGVDKPLNPLKFTGTDSLQVACPPELNGNPSFTVSFWMKFQATTQRQAVMHFGQPGKDTAAHWLILPNRQAQFGFWLGVQNQFNLAEYENQWVFVTTVYNASTKTLTSYLNGDRVDEITVSQPVKLNPATFHIGTAITLSEAAFRGELDHLQVWNRVRSQADICQDMYRRLQPNEPGLIAYWQFENRNLRERVRGANPINTRGSLQSSTSPFCTFYAGVGRQFARAKMMFSAETWHHLAAAYNQSYALRFNGSTDFVDCGNDVTLDITRDLSVEVFLQVQTLEQRHGILSKGRFSDGTAQDVPYALFVDTDGKIVFAFEDGDHKYHEFKSTKSLTPGKFHRIAVVRKHEVEQPKTDAKDPSELNPADFQPIQWADITFYLDREPVGTRRYDGGSVGSGNQSLEIGKAYLSNGRMTPFAGTISEVRIWNTAIGTDLVGLDLKGQEKGLVSWWRMEENQGTNTFDSKSSNHGKLNGTTWIQNPDPQGSSLTLYHNGKTVAAYPMPAVPEAGDNRQFALGAFLKDGKPQEPFAGSLEEVRIWKTVRTSEQIQDNLFRRLLDEQESLIACYTFDAESLDQLPDQSFNGYHLPLGQAPHRPTFVVSTAPVSDDVPQMRNALAGIETTFNDFIHSQPHVQEYGDMQYDSEGNLIGILKRCHTFIKDGRWYLLTGYKVGNLVAEWVGQVQFDPQLIGYIEGAPPIPGENLTRQEDYSKATSVEIVQADRTTHTYSVSKDQGFDMSVEARVGVGMKLTASAGFGVITEIADANSSFGVKTAFENSLGWLEDASVGSGKTTTKASRLDLQGHWNGERFVPQNVGFALVQSETADVFALRLKHNHALVSYQMRPNPDIPRDFNILTFPINSLYTKQGTLDGRIGLAADPSSGDASYFKPIEAFALKNRIQRQEEELKSFFEQFDAGAIGRRQNAAHFSQGDLAEGRALEKLPRLEKRNLVNTYVWTANGGLFTESQETLDVMQEKMGGSFNFTGKAGITADVKLALGGVVGEFSMEAMFGGHLNLTVTKSQDSETSFGLNVNLDGVERDIHQRDEQGRVVIDTQDPLNPVPKPEAGKVDAYRLMSFYLQPNVQHFDDFVNKVIDPVWFSQSNNPNAIALRQAIGAQQTASDRDKSIPWRVLHRVTFISRVLPDVDSPQATPMEKAMIKANLQSGWHLARRLAPFIQNKVGADVDQAIREAIATHLPELKPHTVEVIRYMRDYFSIPETI; encoded by the coding sequence ATGTCTGTCCAAATTAGCCCTCAAGATAACTTCACGATGATTTACCAGGATAAGCCTTACAAATATTCCACCATGGTTCGCCATAACGGAACGGTAATTGCATTTGCTATGGATCAACAACGCAAAATCTATTACACGGTTCTGAATTTGAATCAGGGAGGTGATGCGAACAGTGCTGCAAAACTGCTGGATCGAGATAACTGGTTGCAGGAACCTCAAGAACTGTTCTTCACCAACGAAATCACACAGGTTGGCTTTGGTGGATTAGATCTCACAGCTTTGCCATTGGTGAAAAAGAATGGGGAGTCAATCACAAATCCTGCCAGTGTGCGACTTGAAGAAATTGACAACTACCGCTCGTCTACCGCGGTTCTGACAGCGGATGCACCATTTCAAGTCCTGTCCGATGGTAAGTTTCTCTATGTATTTCGGCAGGCGATCGCGGCGAACGATCCCAACGCTGTGATTAAGCGCAATGGCAGTGAAGAAGTGCGGGATAGCCAGGGTCGTCGCGTACCGCTGGTTGATCGTACCCTGCTGCTCGATCGCTTTATGTTGATTGGCACTACCCTGCAACCCAAGATGGAAGTGCGGTATCAACGCAGTCGGAATAAGGAATTTCCCCAGAGCGCTAAAGATAGTCTCAGTGCCAGAGATATGGAAGGTAAGCCCTTCTATGAACCCACCCAGGAGATTACCTTTATCGATCACCTGAGCCAGGGACGGTTTACGGTGCTGTTACTGCCGACCAAAATTCCGGAGATGAAACGCTGGCAGATTTTTGCCTACGACAGTCAACGAGACACGATCGCCAGTTGGAACATTCCCCAATCTGAAGACGGACTGTTCAACCTGTTCGGGCCTGATCCGCAACAGCGGAAGGATGCAACACCTCCCTCCATTGAGGAAGTGCTGCAAACCGATCCTCTAAAGCAGTTGCGGTGGGATTTTCGAGTGGAGGAGCGCGCCTTAACATCCGGTCTTTCCGCTGTGCTCTACTTTCAGCAAAAACAGGCAGCAACGGGCTACGACAATCAGGAAAAGCCCATGAAAACCAGTGCTCGGGTGCTATTAACAATGGCAACCAGCGATGCATCTGACCCGCATAGCCGAGTCACCGCGCTGGATTTTGCAGTCACGATCGAGGGCAAGCTGGTGCAGGTGCCAGAAAAGTTACCCCTGCACACCCTGGTCGCGACCCAACCGGGTGAAATTCCGATTCCCAAACTGTTGCAAGACCTGAAGACGGTAGAAGCAACCCTGCCCGGTCTGCGCCAGAAAGTGGCTCAACTGCGGCTGATGACTGAACCTGCATTGCGCTCTCAACTGGAGCACAAGCAAGTTCGACTGGGGCGGCTTTTGAATACTTTAAATTCACCAACCCTGTTTGACCCCGCTAAAAATCCCAGCAGTTTAGTCGCCCTTGAGGGTGCTATCAACTCAACCGAGGGGCTGATACGAGAGCTACAGGAAGAGGCCCGGTTGCTCCAGGAGCGGGGCATTGAACTGAAGCTGAATCCAGCCAGTCAATTTTTAATTGCCGTGCAAACGCTCAGACCGATCGTCAAAGTCCCCAATGGCTCAACGGCGATTGTGAAGGGGTTACAGCCCATTGTGCGAAGCCTCAATGCTCAAGTTGCATCCCAGCTACAGGTTTTATCTAATCCGCAATTGCAGAAAGACCTGCGAGAGAACGAAGCAGAATTGGCAAAGCAGATTGCCGATCGCGATCGCCTGCAAGCCTTAATTCGTAACGATGTTCGTCTGCCCATGTTAACCGTCGTCACCGATGCCAATGGCTTAACCGTCATGGGTGCCGTGTTAGATTTTGCCAGAACGATTGACACTCCTCTGCTCTTTGATAGTGCCAATGGTCATGTGATGCTCTACTTCCGGGGAACGAACCATGAGTTCCTGGGTGCCCATTACAGCACCCTGAGCCGTCCGGCGATCGCACCCGACCAGACCACCAGCGATGCGGAAAAATCCCTCGTGCCCCAGTGGGTGGGTTTACCCCCCGGTAATGCCCTGCAATTTGATGGCAGGCAAAACTATGTCGGCTTAACCCGTGAAGCCGCATCCCTGGCAGCAGAGGGCGACCTGACCCTGGAAGCCTGGGTTAACCCCAGCACTCACCTGACCGGGGCTGCCCGGATTCTGCACCAGGTTTCCCCCAGTTCCCGCTATACGCTGGGTGTGGATAAACCACTGAACCCGCTCAAGTTTACTGGAACCGATTCCCTCCAGGTTGCCTGTCCCCCAGAACTGAACGGCAATCCCTCCTTCACCGTTTCCTTCTGGATGAAATTTCAGGCAACTACCCAGCGTCAGGCGGTGATGCATTTTGGGCAACCCGGCAAAGACACGGCAGCTCACTGGCTGATTCTGCCCAATCGTCAGGCGCAATTCGGCTTCTGGTTAGGAGTGCAAAACCAATTCAACCTGGCGGAGTATGAGAATCAGTGGGTGTTTGTGACGACGGTATACAATGCCAGCACAAAAACGCTAACCAGTTACTTGAATGGCGATCGCGTTGATGAAATCACCGTTTCCCAGCCTGTGAAACTGAATCCAGCCACCTTCCACATCGGCACCGCCATAACCCTGAGCGAAGCCGCCTTCCGGGGAGAACTGGATCATCTGCAAGTCTGGAATCGAGTGCGATCGCAGGCTGACATCTGCCAGGATATGTACCGCCGTCTCCAGCCCAACGAACCGGGCTTGATCGCCTACTGGCAATTTGAAAATCGGAACCTGAGGGAGCGCGTTCGGGGTGCGAATCCCATCAACACGAGAGGCAGCCTCCAGTCCAGTACCTCACCCTTCTGTACCTTCTACGCGGGTGTGGGTAGGCAATTTGCCCGAGCCAAAATGATGTTTTCAGCCGAAACCTGGCATCATCTGGCAGCGGCTTACAACCAATCCTATGCCCTGAGGTTTAATGGCAGCACCGATTTCGTCGATTGCGGCAATGATGTCACCCTCGACATTACCCGCGACCTGAGTGTGGAAGTCTTTTTGCAGGTGCAGACTCTGGAACAGCGGCACGGCATTTTGAGCAAGGGCAGGTTTAGTGATGGCACTGCCCAGGATGTTCCCTACGCCCTGTTTGTGGACACAGACGGAAAGATTGTGTTTGCCTTTGAGGATGGCGATCACAAATACCACGAATTCAAATCGACTAAATCCCTGACTCCAGGGAAGTTTCATCGAATTGCAGTCGTTCGCAAACACGAAGTCGAGCAACCAAAAACAGACGCAAAGGACCCATCAGAACTGAACCCAGCCGATTTCCAGCCGATCCAATGGGCAGATATCACCTTCTACCTTGATCGTGAACCCGTCGGCACAAGGCGTTATGACGGGGGCAGTGTGGGCAGCGGCAACCAGAGTTTAGAAATTGGCAAAGCTTACCTGTCCAATGGCAGAATGACCCCCTTTGCCGGAACCATCAGCGAAGTTCGCATCTGGAATACTGCCATTGGCACCGACCTGGTTGGGCTGGATTTGAAAGGACAGGAAAAGGGACTGGTTTCCTGGTGGCGCATGGAAGAAAACCAGGGCACAAATACCTTTGATTCCAAGAGCAGCAACCACGGCAAACTGAACGGGACAACCTGGATCCAGAACCCCGACCCCCAGGGTTCCAGTTTGACCCTTTACCACAATGGCAAGACCGTTGCGGCTTACCCCATGCCCGCTGTGCCCGAAGCAGGTGATAATCGCCAATTCGCCCTGGGGGCATTCCTCAAGGATGGCAAACCGCAGGAACCCTTCGCAGGTTCGCTGGAAGAAGTGCGAATCTGGAAAACGGTTCGCACCTCTGAGCAAATTCAAGACAACCTGTTCCGTCGCCTGCTAGATGAGCAGGAGAGCCTGATTGCCTGCTACACCTTTGATGCAGAATCCCTTGATCAGTTACCTGACCAGTCCTTCAATGGCTACCATTTACCCCTCGGTCAAGCACCCCATCGTCCTACCTTTGTGGTGTCCACTGCCCCCGTCAGTGACGATGTTCCCCAGATGCGAAATGCCCTGGCGGGGATAGAAACCACCTTCAATGACTTCATCCACAGCCAGCCCCATGTGCAGGAATACGGCGATATGCAGTATGACAGCGAGGGCAATCTGATTGGGATTTTGAAGCGCTGCCACACGTTCATCAAAGACGGCAGGTGGTATCTGCTGACAGGGTACAAGGTGGGTAATCTGGTTGCTGAATGGGTCGGTCAGGTGCAGTTCGATCCGCAATTGATCGGGTATATCGAAGGGGCACCTCCGATTCCCGGTGAAAACCTGACGCGGCAGGAAGACTATAGCAAGGCAACTTCTGTAGAAATTGTGCAAGCCGATCGCACCACCCACACCTACTCGGTTTCAAAAGACCAGGGCTTTGATATGTCGGTTGAAGCTCGCGTTGGAGTGGGGATGAAGCTCACGGCCTCAGCTGGGTTTGGGGTAATTACGGAAATTGCAGATGCAAATTCCAGCTTTGGGGTAAAAACTGCCTTTGAAAACTCCCTGGGCTGGCTGGAAGATGCCAGCGTAGGGTCGGGGAAGACAACCACCAAAGCCAGCCGATTGGATTTGCAGGGTCACTGGAACGGTGAACGATTTGTACCTCAGAATGTCGGCTTTGCCCTGGTGCAGTCTGAAACCGCAGATGTGTTTGCATTGCGCTTGAAGCACAATCACGCCTTGGTGTCCTACCAGATGCGCCCCAATCCGGATATTCCGAGGGATTTCAATATCCTCACCTTCCCGATTAACTCCCTCTATACCAAACAGGGAACTCTGGACGGACGCATCGGTTTGGCAGCCGACCCCAGCAGCGGTGATGCCAGCTACTTCAAACCGATCGAAGCATTTGCGCTCAAGAATCGCATTCAACGGCAGGAAGAGGAACTGAAGAGTTTCTTTGAACAATTTGATGCCGGGGCGATCGGACGACGGCAGAATGCAGCCCACTTCTCCCAGGGAGATCTGGCAGAAGGACGGGCACTGGAGAAGCTACCCCGATTGGAGAAACGCAATCTGGTCAATACCTACGTCTGGACGGCAAACGGCGGGCTTTTCACCGAGTCTCAGGAAACTCTGGATGTGATGCAAGAGAAGATGGGAGGTTCCTTTAACTTCACCGGAAAAGCTGGTATTACAGCGGATGTAAAGCTTGCACTTGGGGGTGTGGTAGGCGAATTTTCGATGGAAGCCATGTTTGGTGGACACCTGAACCTGACGGTAACTAAGAGCCAGGACTCTGAAACCAGCTTTGGCTTGAATGTGAATCTCGATGGTGTAGAACGGGATATCCATCAACGCGATGAGCAGGGGCGCGTGGTGATCGATACTCAAGATCCCCTCAATCCCGTACCAAAACCAGAGGCGGGCAAGGTCGATGCCTATCGGCTTATGAGCTTCTATCTGCAACCCAATGTGCAACACTTTGATGACTTTGTGAACAAAGTGATTGATCCGGTGTGGTTCAGCCAGAGCAATAACCCGAATGCGATCGCCCTGCGGCAGGCGATTGGGGCACAACAAACAGCCAGCGATCGCGATAAAAGCATCCCCTGGCGGGTGCTGCACCGCGTCACATTCATCAGCCGTGTGCTGCCGGATGTGGATTCGCCCCAGGCGACCCCGATGGAAAAAGCGATGATCAAAGCCAACCTCCAGAGTGGCTGGCACCTGGCTCGACGACTGGCACCCTTTATCCAAAATAAAGTGGGAGCCGATGTTGACCAGGCGATTCGGGAGGCGATCGCCACCCATCTGCCCGAGTTAAAACCTCATACCGTAGAAGTGATCCGCTATATGCGCGACTACTTCTCGATCCCGGAAACGATATAG
- a CDS encoding sensor histidine kinase, which translates to MNATLNTQSMPFRFLLYTEWVMLGSCGILAVIEAWQTQRIPVIHVLILLTLLVMGLALPKVKPSLAYFYTALQMGLILLGTTLGYLHILPTLYLIVMIRSCFLLQPPGRLIVAGLSFIFFAVHQVQYLTTIMPLWLPAMGEQRIWMHQIAEFLMFGLSLFLISRLVTTLIDERRTQEKLTQAHHQLRQYSLQIEELAAVQERNRIAREIHDSLGHALTSLNVQLQTGLKLWQRNPEEAHAFLEQAQQLGTIAMQEVRQSVSTLRADEQNETPLQETIATLLQEFRQSRGIPIQSSIHLTTPLSPEMSRILYRLTQEALTNICKHAEATEVRLELKTDPNQVYLAIADNGRGFSYPQITSGYGLQGMKERVAAMNGNFHLQTSPGQGCQITITLPLNN; encoded by the coding sequence ATGAACGCAACACTGAACACCCAATCCATGCCATTCCGCTTTCTGCTGTATACAGAATGGGTCATGCTCGGCAGTTGTGGCATACTGGCAGTGATTGAAGCGTGGCAAACTCAGCGGATTCCAGTCATCCATGTGTTAATCTTGCTGACCTTGCTGGTGATGGGGCTGGCACTCCCCAAGGTCAAACCTTCCCTGGCTTACTTCTACACAGCGCTGCAAATGGGGTTAATTCTGCTGGGAACGACCCTGGGCTATCTTCACATTCTGCCAACGCTGTATCTGATTGTCATGATTCGGAGTTGTTTTTTGTTGCAACCCCCCGGACGCCTGATCGTTGCAGGTTTGTCTTTTATTTTCTTTGCGGTGCATCAGGTACAGTATTTAACCACCATCATGCCGCTGTGGTTGCCAGCGATGGGAGAGCAACGCATCTGGATGCACCAAATTGCAGAGTTTTTGATGTTTGGCTTAAGTTTGTTTCTGATATCCCGACTGGTCACGACCCTGATTGATGAACGCAGAACCCAGGAAAAACTCACTCAGGCACACCATCAATTGCGTCAATACTCCCTGCAAATTGAAGAACTGGCGGCTGTGCAGGAGCGGAATCGTATCGCCCGGGAAATTCATGATTCTCTCGGTCATGCATTAACGAGTTTGAATGTGCAACTTCAAACCGGACTCAAACTCTGGCAGCGGAACCCAGAGGAAGCTCACGCATTTTTGGAACAGGCGCAACAATTAGGCACGATCGCCATGCAAGAAGTGCGTCAATCAGTCAGTACGCTGCGGGCAGATGAGCAAAACGAAACCCCCTTGCAAGAAACGATCGCCACCCTGCTACAAGAATTCCGACAGAGTAGGGGTATTCCTATCCAATCATCCATTCACCTGACTACACCGCTATCGCCCGAAATGAGTCGTATACTTTATCGTCTGACTCAAGAGGCGTTGACCAACATTTGCAAACATGCTGAAGCCACGGAAGTTCGACTGGAATTAAAGACTGACCCGAATCAGGTTTATTTAGCGATCGCCGATAACGGACGCGGGTTCTCCTATCCTCAAATCACCTCTGGTTACGGATTGCAGGGCATGAAAGAGCGCGTTGCTGCCATGAATGGCAACTTTCACCTGCAAACAAGCCCAGGTCAGGGATGCCAGATCACAATTACCCTGCCACTCAACAATTAG
- a CDS encoding DUF4347 domain-containing protein, whose protein sequence is MNLLHAPVVSTRASDDRPNTLVFIDGTVEAAEQLALSTLAGVEAVLLDPTQDGIAQITATLADRSNISSVHLIGHGSSGSLRLGSTLLNQETIAQYADSLNQWKTALTEDADLLLYGCNVAADAAGQAFVNQLSQLTEADVAASDDLTGSADLGGDWLLEYATGLIEAPLALQVQAMQAYQQVLADFQVSNAAQLADAINRANGSFGPDRIFITGNITLTATLPVITSAIEVIGTGAGATVNGANGVNRIFKVVGTTASFSNLTLQNGIAQGATGVNGGGGGLGAGGALFTELSTVEINSVQFRNNTARGGDSIGTANRGGNGGNLGIGGDNGSAGGRGGGFEGSPGAAGGIGGFNGFQAGRDRQGGDGSNGANGGFGEGGGAGGGGGGGQSVFFLFGSLNGNGGNGGVGGNGGFGGGGGGGGGGGGSSDSLDGTVSGGLGGNRGVGGAFGGNGSRGSGGFPGGPDTDVFGGPGGQGGRGGGGAGLGGAIFARNSNVTIRNSLFEGNSTIGGAGANSGSGVGPDIFSFESPIRSQNNVHRQRDAIITFGQSAERINIIPQISIAAVTPTVQEGGIAQFTISLNEPTPSNGLAVNFQVGGSATPAGNPNADHSLQTGSITIPGGQRRFTLDVPTIDDVLPELTETLTLQLLPGSGYNLSPQRAASIQIQDNDVLLIGGTSGDDRLNGTAAAEQINGNAGNDTIDGNGGIDFIFGDAGDDRIIWDSGDGDDIIDGGAGNDTLVFNCSNGGDRLIAQQAPNNTLQLLRNEPTAVDLKATNIERLEINCLRGNDEVEIRDTSSTGVAFIRVTGGAGRDVITGIGATAELELVGGGGDDVLTGGRRNDRLQGGNGRDSFVFNSNRAFNTADLGIDLILDFTRGSDRIVLDQTTFGNINTSQIAIVDNDTVAATSAGLITYSRATGNLFFNQNGAADGFGTGGQFATLQGAPALTVSDFQIVVANLTFRGNNAEFGNDSIGFIPEGRLPDIPTALIEMPSRVAENSGQPVRALIRLTNFAPVEDVQLNYSISGSATPGQDFQMLSGSVPLPTGATGAIIPIQIIDDNIFDPDESLTITILPGAGYRVSSTAPSATMVIVDDEIGGSLDPTGQWLGGDGQRNFVVRQGQQRTAIDFQGIGRGINPSSDVIQEVDTIQFEGKDLVAKNLLLTQQGDDLLVSFESDSTTQALLKNFQLENLDNLTKATGATVDLGNILFEGQTNFQDSFDVFNADETRSTVFNRNTVTFLNDLDNTVFGFDDSDDVINGQGGNDRLYGLSGEDILRGGEGNDVLFAGTGADFLVGGTGNDRLYLGQDNAIDTVIYRAGDGSDMVHEFTAGAGGDRLQFEGIGAIDVVSNGCSTFFRLSDGISGNEGFGSGQLLMELRHVSGFTANNIGLNLAGGNTAQMLFA, encoded by the coding sequence ATGAATTTGTTACATGCCCCCGTAGTTTCAACCCGTGCTTCCGACGATCGCCCTAACACCCTTGTGTTTATCGATGGCACCGTCGAAGCTGCTGAGCAACTTGCTCTATCCACGCTTGCGGGCGTAGAAGCCGTTTTGCTTGATCCAACTCAGGATGGCATTGCTCAAATCACTGCAACGCTAGCCGATCGCAGCAACATCAGCAGTGTTCACCTGATTGGGCATGGCTCCTCCGGCAGCTTGCGCCTGGGCAGCACTCTTTTGAATCAAGAGACAATTGCCCAATATGCCGACTCGCTCAACCAGTGGAAAACCGCTCTGACTGAAGATGCTGACCTGCTGCTCTATGGCTGCAATGTCGCCGCAGATGCCGCAGGGCAAGCATTTGTGAATCAATTGAGCCAGTTAACCGAAGCAGATGTGGCCGCGTCCGATGACCTGACAGGTAGCGCAGATCTGGGCGGCGATTGGCTGCTGGAATACGCCACGGGCCTGATCGAAGCACCGCTGGCGTTGCAGGTGCAGGCAATGCAGGCATATCAGCAAGTTCTTGCTGACTTTCAAGTCAGTAATGCGGCGCAGTTGGCGGATGCCATTAACCGGGCAAACGGATCGTTTGGACCCGATCGCATCTTCATCACCGGCAACATTACGTTGACAGCCACGCTGCCGGTGATCACTAGCGCGATTGAAGTGATTGGCACTGGGGCAGGGGCAACGGTCAACGGTGCTAATGGAGTTAATCGCATCTTCAAGGTGGTCGGTACGACCGCTAGCTTCAGCAATTTGACTCTGCAAAACGGCATTGCCCAAGGAGCCACAGGCGTGAATGGCGGTGGCGGCGGGCTGGGCGCAGGGGGTGCCCTGTTTACTGAGCTTTCCACCGTAGAAATCAACAGCGTCCAGTTTCGCAACAACACGGCGCGGGGTGGTGACTCAATCGGAACCGCTAACCGGGGCGGCAATGGCGGCAATCTTGGCATCGGGGGAGATAACGGCAGTGCGGGTGGCAGAGGGGGCGGCTTTGAGGGCAGTCCGGGTGCAGCAGGCGGAATCGGAGGATTCAATGGCTTTCAGGCAGGCCGCGATCGCCAGGGTGGTGATGGCAGTAACGGTGCCAACGGGGGCTTTGGTGAAGGCGGCGGTGCGGGTGGCGGCGGTGGCGGCGGTCAAAGCGTCTTTTTTTTATTTGGCTCTCTGAATGGCAATGGCGGCAACGGAGGGGTTGGGGGGAATGGTGGATTTGGCGGCGGTGGCGGTGGCGGCGGTGGCGGTGGCGGCAGTTCCGACTCCCTGGATGGCACGGTATCTGGTGGTCTTGGTGGCAATAGAGGTGTAGGGGGAGCTTTTGGTGGCAATGGTTCTCGGGGTTCCGGTGGCTTTCCTGGCGGGCCAGATACGGACGTGTTTGGCGGCCCAGGTGGACAAGGCGGACGCGGCGGCGGCGGTGCAGGCTTGGGTGGTGCCATCTTTGCTCGCAATAGCAACGTGACGATTCGCAACAGCCTGTTTGAAGGTAACTCCACAATCGGCGGAGCAGGTGCCAATAGCGGCTCAGGGGTTGGACCAGATATTTTCAGTTTTGAGAGTCCGATTCGCTCCCAAAACAATGTGCATCGGCAGCGTGATGCAATCATCACATTTGGGCAAAGTGCCGAACGGATCAACATCATTCCGCAGATTAGCATCGCTGCCGTGACCCCAACGGTTCAAGAAGGTGGCATCGCGCAATTTACGATTTCGCTGAATGAGCCAACCCCGAGCAATGGTCTGGCGGTCAACTTCCAGGTTGGAGGCTCTGCGACTCCTGCTGGTAATCCCAATGCTGACCACAGTTTGCAGACTGGTTCCATCACGATTCCAGGCGGGCAACGCCGCTTTACTCTTGATGTCCCGACCATTGACGATGTTCTACCGGAACTGACCGAAACGCTGACGCTTCAACTGCTTCCTGGCAGCGGATACAACCTCAGCCCACAGCGGGCCGCATCCATACAAATTCAAGACAATGATGTGCTTTTGATCGGCGGCACAAGCGGCGACGATCGCCTGAACGGAACCGCAGCGGCTGAACAAATCAACGGCAACGCGGGCAACGACACGATCGACGGCAACGGCGGCATTGATTTTATCTTTGGCGATGCCGGGGACGATCGCATCATTTGGGATAGCGGCGACGGCGACGACATCATCGACGGCGGTGCGGGCAACGACACACTGGTGTTTAACTGCTCGAATGGGGGCGATCGCCTGATCGCTCAGCAAGCGCCCAACAACACGCTGCAACTGCTGCGGAACGAACCCACGGCGGTTGACCTGAAAGCCACCAACATTGAACGCCTGGAAATCAACTGTCTGCGCGGCAACGATGAGGTCGAAATTCGCGATACCTCTAGCACTGGTGTGGCCTTTATTCGCGTCACGGGCGGTGCTGGTCGGGATGTGATCACCGGCATTGGCGCTACCGCAGAACTCGAACTGGTGGGTGGTGGCGGCGATGATGTACTGACCGGCGGCAGACGCAACGATCGGCTTCAGGGGGGCAACGGGCGCGACTCGTTTGTGTTCAACAGCAACCGGGCGTTTAACACGGCTGATTTAGGCATCGATTTGATTCTTGATTTCACGCGAGGCAGCGATCGCATCGTCCTCGACCAAACCACGTTTGGCAATATCAACACCAGTCAGATTGCGATCGTCGATAACGACACTGTTGCCGCTACCAGCGCCGGACTGATTACCTACAGTCGCGCCACTGGCAACCTGTTCTTCAACCAAAACGGCGCAGCAGATGGATTCGGCACAGGTGGACAGTTCGCCACGCTCCAAGGCGCTCCAGCCCTGACAGTGAGCGACTTCCAAATCGTCGTTGCAAATCTCACTTTTCGCGGCAACAACGCGGAATTTGGAAATGATTCAATTGGTTTTATTCCAGAAGGGAGATTACCTGACATTCCCACAGCGTTGATTGAGATGCCAAGCAGAGTTGCCGAAAATAGTGGGCAACCTGTACGTGCCTTGATTCGCTTAACCAACTTCGCCCCTGTAGAAGATGTTCAATTGAATTACTCCATCAGTGGCAGTGCAACCCCTGGTCAGGATTTTCAAATGCTCTCCGGTAGTGTGCCGCTTCCCACTGGAGCAACTGGTGCCATCATTCCGATTCAGATCATTGATGACAACATCTTTGACCCCGACGAATCATTGACCATTACCATTCTCCCTGGCGCAGGCTATAGGGTCAGCTCCACCGCACCATCTGCAACAATGGTGATTGTGGATGACGAAATTGGCGGCTCACTTGATCCGACGGGGCAATGGCTGGGAGGCGACGGGCAGCGCAACTTTGTTGTGCGTCAGGGGCAACAGCGGACTGCTATTGATTTCCAAGGCATCGGACGCGGTATCAATCCCAGTTCTGACGTGATTCAGGAAGTCGATACGATTCAGTTTGAAGGCAAAGATTTAGTCGCGAAAAACTTACTTCTGACTCAACAGGGCGATGATTTGCTCGTCAGCTTTGAGAGCGATTCTACGACTCAAGCACTCCTGAAAAACTTCCAACTGGAAAACCTGGATAACTTAACGAAAGCGACCGGGGCTACGGTGGATTTGGGCAACATCTTGTTCGAGGGGCAAACCAACTTCCAGGACAGTTTTGATGTGTTCAATGCCGATGAAACTCGCAGTACGGTCTTTAACCGTAACACCGTCACCTTCCTGAATGATTTAGATAACACGGTCTTTGGATTTGATGACTCTGATGACGTGATCAATGGTCAGGGCGGCAATGACCGCCTGTATGGACTGAGCGGGGAGGATATTCTGCGTGGTGGAGAAGGGAATGACGTTCTGTTTGCCGGAACTGGAGCCGATTTCTTAGTCGGCGGCACTGGTAATGACAGGCTCTACCTGGGACAAGACAACGCCATTGATACGGTGATTTATCGCGCTGGGGATGGCAGTGACATGGTGCATGAGTTCACGGCGGGTGCGGGGGGCGATCGCTTGCAATTTGAGGGCATTGGTGCGATCGATGTGGTCAGCAATGGCTGTAGCACCTTCTTCCGCTTGAGTGATGGTATCAGCGGCAATGAAGGGTTTGGTTCTGGTCAATTGTTGATGGAATTACGCCATGTCAGTGGCTTTACTGCTAACAATATTGGGCTAAACCTGGCTGGCGGCAACACAGCCCAAATGTTGTTTGCTTAG